The genomic window GGCTATGAGCTGACAGATGATGATATCCTGAGGAGACATATTATTACGAGGCTGATGTGTGACTTCGAACTTGTCAAACATGAGGTTGAGTCAAAATACAACATATCCTTTGATGACTATTTCAGCGATGCCTTAAAGAGGCTCGTGGCATTTCAGGATGACGGCTTGTTAAAACTTCAGCCTGACAGGATAGAGATCTCAGACTCAGGCCGCATACTTGTCAGGAATATCGCAATGGTATTCGATGCTTATCTGAACGCCCCTGGCAGAGAGATGAAATTTTCGCGAACAATATGACAGACGGCAAATCTACCACAGCAGTCCTTCTGATAAATATGGGCGGTCCTGATTCCCTGGATGCTGTTGAGCCCTTCCTTTATAATCTTTTTTCTGATTCAGACATAATGGGCTTTAACAGGGTATTACTCCCGGTTTTAAAACCACTTGCAAGGCTTATTGCACGCAGCAGGGCCCCAAAGGTAAAGAAATATTACAGCGCCATAGGTGGAAAATCACCTATAGTAAAACTTACCATGCAGCAGGCAAAGGCCCTTGAAGAGTCACTTCAGAAACAGGGCAATATCTGGGTCTTTGTCTCCATGAGATACTGCCGCCCGACTATAGAAGATGCAGTTAAGGACATGCTCGAGTTTCCATTGACCAAGCTTATAATCCTGCCGCTGTATCCCCACTACTCGGTTACGACAACAGGTTCGGCATTCAATGAGTTCAAGCGGATCCTGAAGGGGATAGGCACTCCTACAATCGAAATCCGTTATATAAATGACTGGCACGATAACCCATCGTACATTGATGCAGTGTGTGAAACGATACAGGATACCGCCTCGCTGCACCACCTTGATATTCATAAGACTCCGGTTGTATTCAGCGCACACGGGTTACCCATGAAATTTATCAGGCGCGGCGACCCGTATGCCAAGCAGGTGGAAAAGAGCGTTGAGCTGATCGCCGGCAGGCTCGGGAACCTGAAGGATTATCACCTGTCATATCAGAGTCGCGTGGGACCGTTGAGATGGCTCGGGCCGTCAACTGACGATGTCCTGAGACAGATCGGAAGTAAGGGGGCAAAAAACGTTATGTTAGTGCCGATCAGCTTTGTATCCGAGCATGTAGAAACCCTTTACGAGATGGATATCCTCTACAAAGAAAAGGCAGGAGAATACGGAATCACAAACTTCTACAGGGCCCCTGCACTAAACGATTCGCCTCTTCTGATTGATGCATTGAAGGAAATGGTAATTACAGCATGTATTCCCCCTTCTAATCCATTCTTCTGATTAAAAAAGCCGGGGGTCACAGAGGTAGATGAAAATCCCCCTTAGTCCCCCTTTACCAAAGGGGGAAAGGGGGGATTTGAACGGAGAATTTCAGGTGAACCGTCATGAGCCCTTCGACTGTTCGGCACGCTCACAGCTCGGGGCTCACCAGGGTTCATGAAAACGTCATTCCCGCGCAAGCGGGAATCCAGACCGCGGCCTGGTTCTGGATTCCCACTCCCAGCTTAAGTCATGCGGGGACAGGTTCCGTGGGAATGACGGGTATTTAGGAGTATTTTCGAATGAAAGTTATAATCATCGGCGGCGGCATTTCCGGCCTTACTGCTGCCTACTGGCTGCACAAAAGCGGTATTGATGTCACCGTCCTCGAAAAAGGAGATAGGGCCGGCGGGTCTATACGCACAGAAACGCATAAGGGCTACCTTATTGAATACGGCCCCAACTCTACACTCGACCTGTACAAAGAGGCGGATGACCTGTGCGAGTCACTCGGCATCAGTGGATATAAGATATACGGCAGTGAAGATGCAAAAAACCGTTATGTCGTCAGAGACGGCAGATTAAGGCCTTTACCACTTGGTCCTCTCCAGTTTCTGTCAACTGACCTCTGGACTATACAAGGGAAACTGAGGCTTATGTGCGAACCATTTATCCGCAAGTTCGCCGGCAGCCACGAGGAGACGATCGCTGAGTTCGTTAAGAGGAGGACAGGACAGGAGTTCCTCGATTATGCCATTGACCCCTTTGTTACAGGGGTGTTTGCAGGAGATCCCTACAAACTTTCATTAAAGAGCTGTTTTCCAAAGATGTATGGTATGGAGCTTGAGCATGGCGGGCTTGTGAAAGCCGCAATATTCGGAAGGAAAAAGAAGGGTGAGCCAAAGCGAAAGATGCGCCTTTTTTCATTCAGGGACGGCCTGGGAACTTTACCTGAGGCAATAAGAAAGACCCTTGGTGACAGGTTTGTTGGTGGGTGTAACGTGCTGTCAGTGAAGAAGGCAGAAAAAGGTTTCGAAGTTATTACAGAAAATGTTTCTGCCCCCACTCCACAGCCTGGACTTTTCAAGGCCAACATCGTCATCTTTGCTACACCTGCCTGGGCAACAGCAAGGTTGATCCAGCCGATATCCGAATATGTCGCTGCCCATCTGATGCAGATACAATACGTCCCTGCAGTAATCGTCTTCACAGGGTTTGACAGGGGACATATAAAACAGAAACTCGATGGCTTTGGCTTCCTCATACCGCGGAAAGAGTCCCGTGAACGGGGTTACAACATCCTCGGGAGCATCTGGAGCTCCGAAATTTTCGCAGGACGTGCGCCTGAGGGTAAGGCCGCCTTCACAACCATCCTTGGCGGCGCAAGGAAGGATGACATACTCGAATACAGCGACAGGGAACTCATTGAAATGACATTGCGTGACTTAAGGTACATCCTCGGTATAGAAGAAAAACCTGAGTTCGTACAGCTAATACGCCATACACGGGCAATCCCGCAATATATCATCGGCCATCAGGAGCGCATAGATGCTGTTCAGGAGGCTATCAGGAAAATTCCCGGCTTATATCTCTCAGGCAACTACCTCAACGGTGTTTCAGTTGGACACTGCATAGCCGAGGCAACAAAACTTTCGGCTGTGATGAAAGGGGTCTGACCCGCTACCCCCCAACACGAATAATGGTTTTTACATTACCACGCGGATTCCAGTCGCCTGTTACTTCAATCCGCCTCGGTTCAATAAGATTTTTCAGGTCGTCATATATCTTGTTTGTTGCAGATTCATGAGAGATATACTGGTCACGGAACTTATTAAGGTACAGCTTCAATGAGCGCAGCTCAACGATATACTTGTCAGGCACATAGTTAATCTTAATTGTCGCATAATCAGGATAGCCGGAGCGGGGACAGAGGCATGAGAATTCAGGAAACGAGATGTCAATAACATAATCCCTGTCCTGATACGGATTCTCCCACTTCTCAAGCTCAGCCTTCTCAATCTCTTCCTTGCCGTATTTCATCTCTAATTCATCCTTAAAAAGGGGGCAGATTTATTTTCCCGCAGCCGCAACCACATTTCTCATAAACCTCTCCCACTTGATACGCATGACAGAATTATCATGAAAAACCTTTTTGAAACCTTCCCGATCCATCTCCATTAAATCCGCAAGCAGGGGAGAAGTCAACTCTTTTCTTGGTATAAAACCAGTCTCTGTGGCTGCCTGAGCAACATTATTCCATGGGCAGGCCCACTGGCAATCATCACAACCAAAAATCTTATTGCCTGTCATAGATTTCAATTCTTCAGGTATCGCCCCTTTTAATTCACCAAGCAGGTATGATATGCATCGCCTCGCATCAACAACGTAAGGCGCAACAATAGCGCCTGTTGGACAGGCCTCGATACATCTGGTGCACTCACCGCAGCGATCCTGCAGCGGGGCATCAAACTCCAATTCTGTGTCAAGGAGTATTACCCCAAGCACTAACCACGACCCGGCGTCCGGGCTGATGATAAGGGAGTGCTTTCCCATCCATCCAACACCGGACATAGCGGCATATGCCTTTTCAAGGACAGGGCCTGTGTCTACATATATCTTTCCGTCTGCTTTTTTATCAGTCAGGGTCTTAATCCTTACAAGAAACTCTTCAAGCCTTGACTTGACAACGTCATGATAGTCCTCATTAAGCGCATAATTTGCAATGTACCCCCTGGCATGGTCATCAAGGCATCCCCTGCGATCCCCCCCAGGATAATAATTCATAGAGACCACTATGACAGACTTGATTTCAGGAAATACGATGGAAGGGTTTAAGCGTCTCTCCGGCTCCCTGGATAAGAACCTCATCTCACCTTCAAAACCGCACTTAAGCCACCCCTGAAATCTCTTGCCCCATAGAGATGCATCAGGAGGGGAAATGCCAACATGCCGGAAGCCTAAACTTATGCCAATATCCTTAATGTCACGGGTAAGGGTCATAGTAAATACCAGGTAGTCACATTAAATGGGATAGGCAATACACCGGATACGCCCCTACAGCTTGACAATTCCGTCATTTTCCATGAAAATGACCATGCACACCTATAGTATATACCCAAATGCGCCTGTAGCTCAAATGGATAGAGCGTCGGACTACGAATCCGCAGGTTGGGGGTTCAACTCCCTCCAGGCGCGCCAATTGATCACAGGCCATCATCTGTCATGCCGCCTCTTGTGAGAGAGCCATCTGTATCGAGCGGATAAAATTATCCAGTAAAAAGGGGTTAAAGTCTTTTTCCCTTCCCTTTCTCATCAAGGCAATGACTTCCTCTGTTTCCAGACTCTCCCTGTAAGGCCTGTGGCTCCGCAGGGCGTCAAAAAAATCAGAGATGGCAATGATCTGACTCAGAATATGCTGCCTCCTGCCAGCCGTATGGAGTCCGGGATAGCCTGAGCCGTCACAACGCATATGATGCTCAAATGCAATCAGCGGGGCAAGGCGGGTCAGGTTATCCATTTTGGCAAGGTATCGCGCACCATAAAGCGGATGTTTTTTTATTTCAGCAAATTCCCTGTCATCAAGTTTGCCATTTTTATCCAGGATTTCTTTAGGTATGAACAATTTTCCCGCATCATGCAAAAGGGCGGCAACACCGATTTCATGCAGCAGTTCATCCTGGATCCCGAGGCTGTCCGCCTGAAATATGGAGAGAACGGCAACATTGGAGGCGTGCGTATAGGTATATTCACTAAATGATCTAACGGGGCTCAACAGCTTTAGGATATGCGCCTCATTTCTGAAAGTGATAATGAACTGCACCACAATCTCCTCGAGTCCTGCAATGTTGAGTTTTTTAAAAGGAGAGATGGAATGGAAAATATCCTGAACCTTTGCAATATCCTCCTTCGGAAGATTTGATATTTCCTCGCCCTCGCAGGGAGTGGACCGGGGATTCGGGACGCAGACGTCAATAGTTCCGGTCCTGATGTGCGGGGCGGGATTCATTATTTTATCCGTATCAGAGACGTCAATGATGAACTGTCTGAACTCTGAAAGGGAAAGACCCTTCAGAAAGTCGACGCGGGTAATACCTTTTCTCCTTAGATATCTTATAAAATTCGCCTTGTTGGCTCCGGCATCCGTGAGCTCCTGTTTGTTCACAATCAGTTTGTGGTCTATGATCATGATCTCACACTGCTCACCCAGGATCTCACCAAGCATTCTATAAGTCTTTTTCACGAGCTCATTGAATATTTCATGCTCTGCTGAATAAAGTGAGCAATTGGCAATGGTGATTGTAAAAGTCGTCAGGAATTTCCCTATGGCATCCATTCTCTGAGTCCTTTATCCCCTTTCATCAGGATAATTCCTGAGCGATTGACGTATCTCTTCTTTCAGCCTATCCAGGGCGCCCCTGAAGAGGAGGGACTTTTCTGAAAGTATGTTTTTAAGCGTGCCGAGGGCACGGGAGTCTCCTATCTGGCCGAGCGCCCTGACAATGTGGATCTTGCCTTCATAGTTGGAACCCGTAATGCTCTTTCTCCTGAGCATTTCAAGAAGCTCCGGCACAACCTCCCTCACCTTAAATGTCCCTGATAGGGCAATGGCCCTGTTCAACAGATCCGGAGAGTCGGACTTCAATAAATCCCTCAGGGCCTCAATTCCAAAAGAGTCCTTGAAATTCAGCAGACATTTTAATGCCTCATAACTGACCTTGGGGTTTTCATGATTGCAGTAACTTCTGGCATATTGAAGCGCGTCCTGACCGCCGCATTCATTCAGGATGAACAGCATATTCCTTTTTACAAACCATCTGTCATCATTGAGATACCTGACCACATCCGGTACAGCCTTCTCCCTAAAATGGGTCACCAGACCTGTCAGAAACCTCCTGGTAGACGGCGATTCCTCGCCAATGAGTGCGCCGATTAATGATGCGATCATCTTTTCTCCGTAATACTCGCACATGTTCAGTATCTCTTCCCGCTTCTCCCTGCCCATGATTTTTAATGAGTCAATGAACAATGCGATGAATTCCCCGGAATGGAAATATCCTAAAATATTCGAAACGCCGTCCGGTGATTTTCCTGAATTGCTGCTGGACTCTAATATCCTGATTGTTTTCAATGCCTGCTCATACTGACCGGTATATATGAATTGAACGATCTGGTCCTTCAGTATATGGGCATAAAATTCGCAGTCTTCACGGGGTATGATCCCATCCGTCTCAGAGAGTGTCAGCTCCAGGATGATTTCATGAAAAAAAGTTTCAATCTGCTCATCCTGCCACTCACCCTTAAATTCTTCTATCCATTCCGTCTGGATCGAGTCAGCATTAAATTGGATCAGGCGCTGGATATCCTTATGATAGGAATCGGTCACGAATGCCTTGAAATCCGCACTGCTCAACAAACTGGTCAGTTCCGGAGAAAGAAGGAAGTCGTCTTCGATGAGTCCCTCCCGATAATAAGGGGCCTCAGAACTTTTCTGCTGAAACACCGAGAATTTATCGAGAATGTTTTTTAATGCCTCTGGGATGGCCACCAATTGTTCGTTGATGACACTGAGCAAATTGATGACAGTGTCCACAGATGTATCCCGGAGAGATTCCTCGGCAGTCTCCAAATCCCTGGAAAGGACATTCACCGCGGATGAGAGGAAATGACCCTTCAATTCCGGCCGCAGCCTGTTAATAAAATCCATCACGTTTTTCAACTCATTGGGCGAAAAGGACCTTTCCGAGGATTTCCTGACGTAGGAAGTGATGACCTTCTCATAGCTGTCTTCCCTTATTTTGCCGCTATCAGCCCTGTTTATGTATCCCGCGAGCTGATCAGGAGGGATCGTTGACAGAATATCAGGCGACTCATCAGGTTTCAGGCTCCCTTCGAGAAGACCGAATACATACTTTTCCCAAAGGGATATTTTATGGTCTTCGTTCTGCTTCCCATCCGCTTCGATAAGATGGAATACAGAGAAATCAACGGATCCTATCTTGAGGTGAGTAATGTGGCAATCAATGAATAACTTCTGTATATCTTCTGGAGACGCATTTCCGGCATTGTCTGAAATGAACCGGTGAAACGAGTAAAGCTCATCCTTTGTCAGCCCGCTTATGAACGTGACGAAGGCGATATTTTTCTTGCTCAGAGAGTCGGCAAATTCCTTATAAACCGGGTTCTTCTTGTCGAGGTGATGACTATCAACGATGAGAACATCCTTTGCGACTACAAGGGTAATATCTTGTCTCAACGCAAAGAGTTTTTGCAGAAAGTCAAATACTTTATTCAATGACTTTTCTACCACCGGATGATTTTTGGGATAGATAGATACATTGTGACGCGAGATGTTGAGTTCAATGATGGCTTCACTGAGCAATCGGGTATCAAGGGGGAGTTCGTCTTTTGTTTCGGTCATAGCGTATACCGTCTATTATCTATACAATAACACCCTATTATCGGACGATTATTAGTTATGTTTGAGAAAAGGAAGGGATCTGAGTACTGAAGAGGCGAGCAGGCGCGCCAATGGCTCTACACCATATAGTCTGCGACACGCCTTTCAGAGCATACTTTGTCAATAAACTCCACTGCCTTGACATGTTCAGGATGTATGCGGTATGCCTCCAGCGCATTTAAGTCATCAAATTCAGAGTAGAGCGCTATATCCGCGGCGCTTGCAGATTTGCCGATATTTATCCCGACTTCAAGGTATTTTACAACCGGTATTTTATCCTTCAGGGATTCCAGTAATACCTTCAACTCCCGCAGGTTCTCATCCTTACCCTTCCCTAAAGCCGATTCTTTCAACCTGAACATTACAATGTGCGTTAACATTATACCCTCCTGAGATTATTCTTCCCTGATGCCCCCACATATTACAACAAAACCTCCAAACATTCCAACAGGGACGGCTATTTGACATTTATATTGACAAACCCTCTGAATGTTGTTTAAAGTGTAACGTATGAAAAAGAGCTGGATCATAATTGGCGTTATCATAATAGCAGTGATAATACTCTTCCGGTTATTCGTATCACCGTACAACAACATGGTCAGGATGGAGGAAGGTGTTACCTCCCAATGGGCACAGGTAGAAAATGTGTACCAGAGGAGGGCAGACCTCATCCCAAATCTTGTAAACACAGTAAAGGGTTATGCCGCACATGAAAAAGAGACTCTCACACAGGTTATAGAGGCACGTTCCAGGGCAACTCAGGTCACAATTAATCCTGAGAAGTTAACGCCTGAGGCCCTGCAGCAGTTTCAGGAGGCACAGGGGGGACTCAGTTCAGCCTTGTCCCGCCTGATGGTGGTAGTCGAAAGATACCCGGACCTGAAGGCCAATCAGAACTTCCTGGAACTGCAGGCTCAGTTGGAGGGATCTGAAAACCGGATCGCTGTCGAGCGCAATAAATTTAATGAGACCGTCCAGCGATACAATGCATACATACGTTCCTTCCCGAACAATATCGTAGCCTCTATATTTAACTTTGAGAAAAAGCCATACTTTGAAGCCGACAAGGGTGCAGAAAAAGCGCCCGAAGTAAAATTTTAGTTGCGCCGACCATCATGGCCGGCTTTTACGGATTGGTCGGACAGGGTGCATTTCCAGATGAAACTCTTCACCAAAGAAGACCGCGATAAAATTACCGCAGCAATCGGAATGGCGGAGAAACAGACCTCCGGTGAGATAAGGCTTTTCATTGATGATAAATGCAGGGGCAACGTCCTCGACAGGGCCGCGTTAATCTTTGAAAAATTAGAGATGCACAAGACTGCAGCCAGGAATGGTGTTCTGTTTTATCTGGCAGTCCGTGATCACAAGTTCGCCATCCTCGGTGATGCAGGCATTAATGCGGTCGTTACGCATGGTTTCTGGGACGAAATAAAAGATACCGCGATAGAGCACTTTAAAAAAGGTGAATATTCAGAGGGCCTGATCAAAGGTATTGACATGGCTGGTACGGCACTTAAACAATACTTCCCCTATGACGAAAGAGACAAGAATGAATTATCAGATGAGATCGTATTCGGCCAGAAGGATACATAAGCACTTACTTTATTCCGCAGTATTATTTTTACTTTTCATTCCTGCCGTATTATTTGCCGAGACCTTTCCACAAAGGCCCTCCCCTCCGCGGCTTGTCAATGACTACACCAATACCCTGAAACCGGAAGAGCAGGAGGTGCTGGAGAGGAAACTCGTTGAGTTTGACAATACAACGTCTACCCAGATTGTAATCGTCATTCTGGAAACCCTTGACGGCTACCCAATCGGCGACTACACAGTAAAACTCGGTGAGGAGTGGGGTGTTGGCCAAAAGGACAAGAATAACGGAGCTGTAGTGCTCGCAGCCATGAAAGACCGCGAGGTCTTTATCGCTACCGGCTATGGCCTTGAAGGTGCAATCCCTGACGCACTTGCAAAACGGATTGTAGAGTTCGACATAAAACCATATTTCAAACAGGGGCTCTACTACGAGGGGCTTGACAGGGCAACGGACTCAATGATAGCCCTGGCTAAAGGCGAGTATACTGCAGAAAGGCACAGCAAACCGGGCGTGCCCATCTTTTTCCGCATCCCCTGGTTTTTTATCATTTTTGTTATCATCTTTTTCATCATTATGCTTAGCCGGGCAAGAAGGTATCGCGGCATCGCCTCCAATAATAACGTCCCCTTCTGGATGGCACTCATACTCGCAAACATGGGAAGCCGCCACCATCGGGGCAAGTGGGACGATTTCTCGTCAGGCGGCGGAGGCTTCGGCGGCGGCAGCGGGGGTTTCGGCGGCTTCGGTGGAGGAAGTTTCGGGGGCGGAGGCGCCGGAGGCAGGTGGTAGGAGCAGGGATTTTCAGGTGAACCGTCATGAGCCCTACGACTGTACGACAAGCTCACAGCTCAGGGCTCACCAAGGTTAATGAAAACGTCATTCCCGCGTAAGCGGGAATCCAGACCGATGGCATGATTCTGGATTCCCACTCCCCGCTTGATCATGCGGGGACAGGTTCCGTGGGAATGACGGGTACTTAGGAGTATTTTCGAGTGAAACGTCATGAGCCTCAGCCTCACAAAGGTTAATGAAAACGTCATTCCCGCGTAAGCGGGAATCCAGACCGAGGCCTGGTTCTGGATTCCCACTCCCCGCTTGATCATGCGGGAACAGGTTCCGTTGGAATGACGGGTAGATAGGAGAATTTTCTGGTGAAACATATCTCAGAAATTGCCGCTTCCATAGACCTTGTATCTCACGAAATTGACAAACACGGCCAATATATAGCAAAGGTCACACCAGCAGGTCTTGAAAAACGATTATCTCCACGACGCGGTAAATACGTCGTCCTTACAGCCATAACCCCAACCGGCTCAGGAGAAGGAAAAACAACTGTTGCCATAGGCCTTGGCATGGCAATGTGGCGGATCGGCAAAAAAGGGGTCGTCACCCTGCGACAGCCGTCATTAGGGCCGCTTTTTGGTATGAAGGGTGGGGGCACAGGCGGAGGAAAGGCCATGCTGCTGCCGCAGGAGACGATAAACCTTGGTCTGACAGGCGATAACTACAGGGTGAACGCAGCCCACAACCTCCTGAGCTCCTTTGCAGATAATCATATCTACCGTAACAGCCCCATTAATATTGATCCCGCCAGCCTCTTCTGGCCGCGTACAGTAAATATCAATGACAGGGCGCTTCGTGAAATTATTGTCGGCTCAAATGAAAAGGGCGGAGGATTCCCTCATCCCGGCCGCTTTGTTCTTACAGAGGCGTCAGAGGTAATGGCAATCCTCTCCCTCTCTTCTACGCTCAAAGACATGAGGGAGCGTCTTGGCAGGATCATAGTCGCCTTAAATAAGAACGGCGCCCCTGTGACAGCAGAGGACATAAAGTGTGCAGGGGCAATGGCAGTTATCTTGCGCGATGCACTGCGCCCCAACTTATTACAGACCTCAGAAGGGACTCCAGCCTTCGTACATACAGGACCGTTCGCAAATATAGCCCCGGGCATAAGTTCACTCATTGCAGATCAGCTCGCGCTATCTCTTGCTGATTATGTAATAACAGAGGCGGGCTTCGGCGCTGATCTCGGTTTCGAAAAACTCGTAGACATAAAGTGCCGGTCGGGCAACCTCTATCCTGATTGCGCAGTGGTGGTTGTTACACTGAAAAGTCTTAAGACGCACGGAGGAAATCCAGACGGTGGACTTGCAGAGATAGACAGGGGAATGTCACATCTCGAAAAACAGATTGAGAATGTAAAATATTTTAAAGTGCCCCTTGTTGTTGGTGTTAACAGACACGAGGACGATAAAGGGGATGAGATAAACTATTTGCTCAAATGTATTGAAGCACTTGGCGTAAGGGCGGTTACGGTGACGCCATGGAAAGATGGCGGGGCAGGGGTGGTTGACCTTGCAAAGGCCGTAGAAGAGATTACCGCAGGGCCCGTCACAGACACCAGACAGCGACGATTTCTATACGACCTGAATACCCCGGTCGAGGATAAAATTAACACGATAGCCCAAATTATGTATGGCGCAAAAGATGCAGCGTTCTCTGAAACGGCAATGATAAAATTACAACTGATAAACAGGCTGGGACTCAGCAACCTCCCCGTGTGCATGGCAAAGGTCCACAACTCACTCTCACATACACCTAAACTTTACGGAAGGCCAAAAGGGTTTACACTCCCGGTCGAAGAAATACATATTGCTGCAGGCGCTGGATTTATCTACCCGATCTGTGGAAGGATATTTCCCCTCCCGGGCCTGCCATCCAAACCTCTTGGTGAAGAGATGGACATAGATACAGATACCTGGGAGATTCGTGGATTATAAATGATCCGCAATATCGCTGAATCTCGTCCGCCACTCAGCATGTGCCTTTGACAGGACATCAAGAAACTTGTCCAGCTCATCCTTCCTATCAGAAATCCACTGGTCAACATTTCTCCAGGACGTCTTCGCAGAACCCTGACTGCCAGTCCCTGCCTCAGCTTCACGCATGGTGAGCTCAATAGCATAATATTGTTTTGACTCCGGACCAGGATAAGAGGTCTTCCTTACATCCTTTACATCAGCAAACATTATTGAGTACGATTTCTTCCCGCTCTCTCCATTCCTCTGGCAGGTCACCCCTGCATCCGAAACGCTGCAGCTTTCCTGCCCTCCCTGGGTTGCAAGAGAAAAAGTCCCATATTGCTTGCCGGCCTTCTTAGACTCTTCTATCCTCCTCTGACGCTCTGACTGCAACCGCCGTCTCGTCTCCTCCTCCTTACCCTTAGCCGCAGCCAACTGTTGCATCTCTTTCTGCTCTTCAGCGATCTCTGCTGCAGTAAGTTGGAAAGGCTCTTCTGAATAGGCTAATTCCATGCCGTCATAACGCCAGCCATCGTTGTCAGGCATAAATGCCGCATAGCCGCTCCCGCCGGCAACAATAAACCGTTTCCAGAGTGATGGTACGTCCGGATTATACTTCCACGTAAACTTGGCCTGCTTAAACTTCATACCCATATTCAACTCTTTGATATCTGTAATGCTGATTTTTATATCCGCATTCTGTGATGAGATTAACACGTCACCAGTAGCGGAATGTTTCAGTGACTTCAGTTTCGCGGCCGTGGCACGGGCCGTTAACTTCCCTTCGGCATCCCACATCCCCTGTGCCACGCCCTTCTCAAACCCGCCCTTTTGCAGGCGCAGGTTAAACCTCACATCTTCCTGTGCAATGTGACTGGCGATTTCCTGTTCAGCAATCTTTGCGTCAACATCCTTATACCCGGCAAAAGAGGCCGGCGCCCAGACAAGAGACAGGCTCATCAACAATGCAAGAAAGTAAATTATCATCGTAAACCTCCGTATCAGCTTTTCTTCACAGTACCTGGAGTAATATGACAGTTTCCCTTACTTTTGTTTTGCCACCCATGCAGCTATTTCTTTATTAAACTTTTTTAAGATATCCAGCTTGCCTGTAAGGGCCTCGTATACCTTCTTTGAATCAAGGTTCACATATTCATGGATAAGCACATTCCTGAAACCTCCAAAACCTTCAAGTCCCTTTG from Nitrospirota bacterium includes these protein-coding regions:
- the hemG gene encoding protoporphyrinogen oxidase, yielding MKVIIIGGGISGLTAAYWLHKSGIDVTVLEKGDRAGGSIRTETHKGYLIEYGPNSTLDLYKEADDLCESLGISGYKIYGSEDAKNRYVVRDGRLRPLPLGPLQFLSTDLWTIQGKLRLMCEPFIRKFAGSHEETIAEFVKRRTGQEFLDYAIDPFVTGVFAGDPYKLSLKSCFPKMYGMELEHGGLVKAAIFGRKKKGEPKRKMRLFSFRDGLGTLPEAIRKTLGDRFVGGCNVLSVKKAEKGFEVITENVSAPTPQPGLFKANIVIFATPAWATARLIQPISEYVAAHLMQIQYVPAVIVFTGFDRGHIKQKLDGFGFLIPRKESRERGYNILGSIWSSEIFAGRAPEGKAAFTTILGGARKDDILEYSDRELIEMTLRDLRYILGIEEKPEFVQLIRHTRAIPQYIIGHQERIDAVQEAIRKIPGLYLSGNYLNGVSVGHCIAEATKLSAVMKGV
- a CDS encoding HEAT repeat domain-containing protein produces the protein MTETKDELPLDTRLLSEAIIELNISRHNVSIYPKNHPVVEKSLNKVFDFLQKLFALRQDITLVVAKDVLIVDSHHLDKKNPVYKEFADSLSKKNIAFVTFISGLTKDELYSFHRFISDNAGNASPEDIQKLFIDCHITHLKIGSVDFSVFHLIEADGKQNEDHKISLWEKYVFGLLEGSLKPDESPDILSTIPPDQLAGYINRADSGKIREDSYEKVITSYVRKSSERSFSPNELKNVMDFINRLRPELKGHFLSSAVNVLSRDLETAEESLRDTSVDTVINLLSVINEQLVAIPEALKNILDKFSVFQQKSSEAPYYREGLIEDDFLLSPELTSLLSSADFKAFVTDSYHKDIQRLIQFNADSIQTEWIEEFKGEWQDEQIETFFHEIILELTLSETDGIIPREDCEFYAHILKDQIVQFIYTGQYEQALKTIRILESSSNSGKSPDGVSNILGYFHSGEFIALFIDSLKIMGREKREEILNMCEYYGEKMIASLIGALIGEESPSTRRFLTGLVTHFREKAVPDVVRYLNDDRWFVKRNMLFILNECGGQDALQYARSYCNHENPKVSYEALKCLLNFKDSFGIEALRDLLKSDSPDLLNRAIALSGTFKVREVVPELLEMLRRKSITGSNYEGKIHIVRALGQIGDSRALGTLKNILSEKSLLFRGALDRLKEEIRQSLRNYPDERG
- the hemH gene encoding ferrochelatase; amino-acid sequence: MTDGKSTTAVLLINMGGPDSLDAVEPFLYNLFSDSDIMGFNRVLLPVLKPLARLIARSRAPKVKKYYSAIGGKSPIVKLTMQQAKALEESLQKQGNIWVFVSMRYCRPTIEDAVKDMLEFPLTKLIILPLYPHYSVTTTGSAFNEFKRILKGIGTPTIEIRYINDWHDNPSYIDAVCETIQDTASLHHLDIHKTPVVFSAHGLPMKFIRRGDPYAKQVEKSVELIAGRLGNLKDYHLSYQSRVGPLRWLGPSTDDVLRQIGSKGAKNVMLVPISFVSEHVETLYEMDILYKEKAGEYGITNFYRAPALNDSPLLIDALKEMVITACIPPSNPFF
- a CDS encoding HD domain-containing protein, which produces MDAIGKFLTTFTITIANCSLYSAEHEIFNELVKKTYRMLGEILGEQCEIMIIDHKLIVNKQELTDAGANKANFIRYLRRKGITRVDFLKGLSLSEFRQFIIDVSDTDKIMNPAPHIRTGTIDVCVPNPRSTPCEGEEISNLPKEDIAKVQDIFHSISPFKKLNIAGLEEIVVQFIITFRNEAHILKLLSPVRSFSEYTYTHASNVAVLSIFQADSLGIQDELLHEIGVAALLHDAGKLFIPKEILDKNGKLDDREFAEIKKHPLYGARYLAKMDNLTRLAPLIAFEHHMRCDGSGYPGLHTAGRRQHILSQIIAISDFFDALRSHRPYRESLETEEVIALMRKGREKDFNPFLLDNFIRSIQMALSQEAA
- the queG gene encoding tRNA epoxyqueuosine(34) reductase QueG, whose translation is MTLTRDIKDIGISLGFRHVGISPPDASLWGKRFQGWLKCGFEGEMRFLSREPERRLNPSIVFPEIKSVIVVSMNYYPGGDRRGCLDDHARGYIANYALNEDYHDVVKSRLEEFLVRIKTLTDKKADGKIYVDTGPVLEKAYAAMSGVGWMGKHSLIISPDAGSWLVLGVILLDTELEFDAPLQDRCGECTRCIEACPTGAIVAPYVVDARRCISYLLGELKGAIPEELKSMTGNKIFGCDDCQWACPWNNVAQAATETGFIPRKELTSPLLADLMEMDREGFKKVFHDNSVMRIKWERFMRNVVAAAGK
- the queF gene encoding NADPH-dependent 7-cyano-7-deazaguanine reductase QueF; translation: MKYGKEEIEKAELEKWENPYQDRDYVIDISFPEFSCLCPRSGYPDYATIKINYVPDKYIVELRSLKLYLNKFRDQYISHESATNKIYDDLKNLIEPRRIEVTGDWNPRGNVKTIIRVGG